A region from the Kryptolebias marmoratus isolate JLee-2015 linkage group LG9, ASM164957v2, whole genome shotgun sequence genome encodes:
- the mrpl18 gene encoding 39S ribosomal protein L18, mitochondrial — protein sequence MALNEISRSVRLLFGQIQRCRPLVASGQTGAPARCMSQAAAQPEPAAAESDAVSPSFVNRNPRNLEQMALAVKDRGWKTTWPHQQFYHRLMFSRSQHHVTAEVFSSGSPVPVLTCSTKEWALKRELASTNSVAASQAVGEVLALRCQQAGITRMVYRAIPWTYRSDAVQAFRTAMKEGGIILSEPRRKYIGT from the exons ATGGCTCTGAACGAAATTAGCCGCAGTGTTCGGCTGTTGTTCGGTCAAATTCAGCGATGTCGTCCCCTTGTGGCATCGGGGCAGACGG GAGCCCCAGCTCGGTGTATGAGCCAGGCGGCAGCTCAGCCGGAGCCCGCCGCGGCGGAAAGCGACGCCGTCAGTCCGAGCTTCGTGAACAGGAACCCCCGGAACCTGGAGCAGATGGCTCTGGCTGTGAAGGACCGGGGCTGGAAGACGACATGGCCTCACCAGCAGTTCTACCACAG GCTGATGTTCTCTCGCAGCCAACACCACGTCACGGCGGAGGTGTTCTCCAGCGGCTCCCCTGTTCCCGTGCTCACTTGTTCAACCAAAGAGTGGGCGCTGAAGAGGGAACTGGCCTCCACGAACTCGGTGGCAGCAAGTCAGGCCGTGGGCGAGGTGCTGGCGCTCCGATGCCAGCAGGCTGGCATCACCCGGATGGTGTACAGGGCCATTCCCTGGACGTACCGCTCCGACGCT GTTCAGGCTTTCAGAACTGCCATGAAAGAGGGAGGAATCATTCTCAGCGAACCCAGAAGGAAATATATTGGGACATGA
- the si:ch211-203d1.3 gene encoding protein phosphatase Slingshot homolog translates to MALLTLHRIPSISAAPDESHQRRGRLQKRESFALVKGAAVLLEEGEGGSCSQDGLSAATSSEKKDIGASNARHGHLLAMFEQLRPEDTIKLAVQLESVSPVRVRYLIVVSTTSSKQESILLGMDFPSSDSNQCTIGLVLPIWSDTQVYLDGDGGFSVTSAEETRIFKPVSMQTMWSILQVLHGCCERAVKSAVIPGNGLEWSQHYLEHIESDRLCLNEWEAMNDLESVRRDSNGQNSADRVSNERLIKEHLRDIMRTEDLDNLTSKMVHSALETRIRIELRPYKEYIDNEILVTMAQMDKPSKIFDYLYLGSEWNAANFEELQKNNIGYILNVTREIDNFFPEAFTYNNVRVYDVEATDLLSHWSDTYNFINTARKSGQAVLVHCKMGVSRSASTVIAYAMKQQRWTLDVALAYVRDRRSIVKPNEGFMKQLQTYSGILNASQQRHSMLWKRKSRDQRQKSVQNEKGGDEDLLQKGGEGEEDEGVDEDEDDDEESPDEKDSGSLEDTNDSDADHDVFEEPGLMSDSIEPPEQTGSAVSPIITINEPEKVVPSLNRSGRMNLFSLMQSISELDDDDKGLEQMPGSPRRSPGQRRRSQARRGLTHQKACVDVSPEPRCLPDAGASEH, encoded by the exons GATGAAAGCCACCAAAGAAGAGGGAGACTTCAGAAAAG AGAGAGCTTCGCTCTCGTCAAAGGGGCGGCCGTTCTGCTGGAAGAGGGCGAAGGCGGGAGCTGCAGCCAGGACGGTTTATCCGCCGCGACTTCTTCGGAGAAGAAAGACATCGGCGCGTCGAACGCCCGGCACGGACACCTCCTCGCCATGTTTGAGCAGCTGAGACCAGAAGATACCATCAAGCTG GCGGTGCAGCTGGAGTCGGTCAGCCCGGTCAGAGTCAGGTATCTGATCGTCGtctccaccaccagcagcaAACAAGAAAGCATTCTGCTCGGCATGGATTTCCCCAGCTCAGACAG CAATCAGTGCACCATTGGCCTGGTTCTGCCCATATGGAGCGACACACAAGTGTATCTGGACGGAGACGG TGGTTTTAGCGTGACGTCAGCAGAGGAAACCAGAATTTTTAAGCCAGTTTCCATGCAGACCATGTG GTCCATCCTCCAGGTGCTGCATGGCTGCTGCGAGCGGGCCGTCAAATCGGCTGTGATCCCAGGCAATGGGCTGGAGTGGTCCCAGCACTACCTCGAGCACATCGAGTCCGACCGCCTCTGCCTGAACGAGTGGGAGGCCATGAATGACCTGGAGTCTGTCCGCAGGGACAGTAATGGACAGAA ctcCGCAGACAGAGTTTCCAACGAAAGACTGATCAAAGAGCACCTGAGAGACATCATGAGGACAGAAGACCTGGACAACCTCACGTCTAAAATG GTGCACTCCGCTCTGGAGACCAGGATACGGATTGAGCTGAGACCCTACAAGGAGTACATAGACAATGAGATCCTGGTGACCATGGCTCAGATGGACAAGCCCTCCAAAATATTTGATTATCTGTATCTG GGTTCCGAGTGGAACGCAGCTAACTTCGAGGaattgcagaaaaacaa catcgGCTACATTCTGAATGTCACAAGGGAGATTGACAACTTTTTCCCCGAAGCCTTCACTTACAACAACGTCAGAGTGTACGACGTGGAGGCTACCGACCTGCTGTCCCACTGGTCGGACACATACAACTTTATCAACACGGCAAG AAAAAGTGGTCAGGCGGTGTTGGTGCACTGTAAGATGGGAGTGTCTCGATCTGCGTCCACGGTGATCGCCTACGCTATGAAGCAGCAGCGCTGGACCCTGGACGTGGCGCTGGCCTACGTCAGGGATCGCCGCTCCATCGTCAAGCCCAACGAGGGCTTCATGAAGCAGCTGCAGACCTACAGCGGCATCCTGAACGCCAG TCAGCAGCGTCACAGCATGCTCTGGAAGCGAAAGTCGAGAGACCAAAGGCAAAAATCGGTGCAAAACGAAAAGGGGGGCGACGAGGACCTGCTACAGAAGGGAGGCGAGGGAGAGGAAGACGAGGGAGTTGATGAAGACGAGGACGATGACGAAGAGAGTCCAGATGAAAAAGATTCAGGCAGTCTGGAAGACACAAATGATTCTGACGCAGACCACGAT GTGTTTGAAGAACCGGGTCTGATGTCGGACTCCATCGAGCCTCCGGAACAAACAGGATCAGCGGTCAGCCCCATCATCACTATAAATGAGCCAGAAAAG GTTGTTCCGAGTCTGAATCGCAGCGGCAGGATGAACCTCTTCTCCCTCATGCAGTCCATTAGTGAACTAGATGACGATGATAAGGGGCTCGAACAG ATGCCTGGCAGCCCGAGACGCTCTCCAGGACAGCGTAGACGCAGCCAGGCGCGACGGGGACTGACCCACCAAAAAGCCTGCGTGGACGTCTCCCCAGAACCGCGCTGCCTGCCGGACGCCGGGGCGAGCGAGCACTGA